From one Mobula birostris isolate sMobBir1 chromosome 20, sMobBir1.hap1, whole genome shotgun sequence genomic stretch:
- the LOC140185117 gene encoding uncharacterized protein: protein MEGSTPQLQSSWDKSISRKRRAWAQSRGQRQNMEENLKGTGCSADASSSAVNRAEDNLSTGAKGTMSQKPSQPTLSCISQILEFYKEDPEDILYNLGFGMEEPNITAKIPSRFFSYTSHANGINFRVFLEAQVKRLGEENPSYTLASRFRQIEVLTTMANALTSLYSRVSKTPVTKIGPVHEFSFSPDKFNRSPEGKLPGGKAVQKLRKTITKLCLYGPPKMSEYPKQKEESASKTSSGLEQSQECTMKADWVRTEPNGSGGVCEKAISSRDSERSESSCPKEEENQQASSAMTKDVWNVDIGRSKVYTISARSTPLLESPNEQLECTDPVPSLLGREVVSNSGGSDDQHIDAQEQPQQLKTSPESPEYFAN, encoded by the exons ATGGAGGGCTCAACCCCTCAACTCCAGTCTTCTTGGGACAAAAGTATCTCCAGGAAGCGCAGAGCCTGGGCTCAGAGCAGAGGGCAGCGGCAGAATATGGAAGAAAACCTCAAAGGCACAGGCTGCAGTGCAG ATGCCAGCTCGAGTGCTGTGAACAGAGCTGAAGATAACCTGAGCACTGGAGCCAAGG GCACTATGTCACAGAAACCGAGTCAGCCAACATTATCATG TATCTCTCAAATACTGGAATTTTACAAAGAGGATCCTGAAGATATACTGTATAATCTTGGCTTTGGAATGGAAGAGCCGAATATTACAGCAAAAATCCCATCCCGCTTCTTCAGTTATACCTCTCATGCCAATGGAATTAACTTCAGGGTCTTTTTAGAAGCTCAGGTGAAGAGACTGGGGGAAGAAAATCCCAGCTACACACTGGCAa GTCGCTTCAGGCAAATTGAGGTTCTCACAACCATGGCGAATGCCTTAACCTCCCTGTACTCCCGTGTTTCCAAAACACCCGTGACGAAGATTGGACCTGTCCACGAgttttccttcagtcctgataaaTTCAACAGAAGTCCAGAAGGGAAGCTCCCAGGTGGCAAAGCAGTTCAGAAACTGAGGAAAACAATTACTAAGTTGTGCTTGTATGGACCACCCAAGATGTCGGAATATCCAAAACAAAAGGAAGAATCTGCAAGCAAAACGAGCTCAGGACTGGAACAGTCTCAAGAGTGCACTATGAAGGCAGACTGGGTGAGGACTGAGCCTAACGGCTCAGGAGGAGTTTGCGAGAAGGCCATCAGTTCAAGGGACAGTGAAAGGTCAGAGTCTTCTTGCCCGAAGGAGGAAGAAAATCAGCAAGCTAGCAGCGCCATGACCAAGGATGTGTGGAATGTGGACATCGGGAGGTCTAAGGTTTACACCATCAGCGCAAGGAGTACTCCACTACTGGAGTCTCCTAATGAACAGTTGGAGTGTACTGATCCTGTGCCATCACTGCTGGGAAGAGAGGTTGTTTCCAACTCTGGTGGGTCAGACGACCAGCACATTGATGCACAGGAGCAACCACAGCAGCTCAAAACATCACCTGAAAGTCCAGAATATTTTGCAAATTGA